A genomic stretch from Pelotomaculum schinkii includes:
- a CDS encoding MarR family winged helix-turn-helix transcriptional regulator gives METVSKKVEVARLFFEVNKTIKHSMRRRLEDIGITLPQSLVIGALIKFGEMKITELSRKINLSNSTISGIIDRLEKQQLVIRTRSEEDRRIVYVKVTPKFGEIHNGFHKIIEKNFEDLLSAGTPEEIAKIIEGLDVLKKILNDKH, from the coding sequence ATGGAAACCGTAAGTAAAAAGGTCGAGGTAGCAAGACTTTTTTTTGAAGTGAATAAAACTATAAAGCACAGTATGCGCAGGAGGCTTGAAGATATTGGAATAACACTGCCGCAAAGTTTAGTTATTGGCGCATTGATAAAATTTGGTGAAATGAAGATTACTGAATTAAGCAGAAAGATTAATTTATCCAATAGCACTATATCCGGCATAATTGATAGACTGGAAAAACAACAGTTGGTTATAAGGACGAGAAGCGAAGAGGATAGAAGGATTGTCTATGTAAAAGTAACCCCGAAGTTTGGAGAAATCCACAATGGGTTTCATAAAATAATTGAAAAAAACTTTGAAGACTTGCTTAGCGCAGGAACACCTGAAGAAATTGCAAAAATAATAGAAGGATTGGATGTCCTAAAAAAGATTTTAAACGATAAGCATTAA